The sequence TGTTGCTGCCGCTCGGCAACGATCTCTGGACATGCTTCGATCCGGATCTCCTCCGCTATGCCGCAATCTGGAAAGCGCCCGCCGGACAAGCCCCGCTGACCATGGATTCCATGGCGGGCATTTCCTATCCCAGCGGAACCGCGAAGGCTGACACGCCGCCGAAACTGATGGGCAGGCTCATTGCATCGTCCCCCGAGCTTCCCGGTGTCGGCATCCGCAGCCTGCCGGACGGGGACGTCAGGAAAGCAGATCTGTTAGGGGGCGGGGGGAAGGTCGGCCCGATGCCTCCGGGGGCGGGTCGCTATCTCGGGCTTGCGCTTTCCGGGGATAGGGCGGCGCTGAATTACAGGATCGGCGGCAGGCTTGTCCGGGAAGGGAACCGTTCGCTGGGGCCGGATCTCATCGAGAGAATGATCGTTTTGTTTCCCGGTGCGGATCCGGTCGCCATCGGCATCGATGCTGGAAAAGGGAAAGCCGTAATGGATGGGAAGAAAGCCAGCTTGATGGTGACGTCCGGTGATATGCCCCATTTGGAAATCGAGGGGACATCCGGCTACCTTCTCAGGGAAGACGGGAAAAGGGGTGTCACCCTGCTGGTTCCTGGCGGGACGAAGGAGTGCGTCATCCGCATCCTACGCTCATCCAAGCCCATCGCATCCCCGCCTCCGATGGGAAAGGCGGCGGAGTTCCTTCCCGCTGCTGAGCCTTTTCAGGGAGAAATCAAGGTGGCCGGAGAAGCAACGCCAGAAACCGGGAAACAGATCGCCGTCCGCACGCTTCCATTGCCCGAGGAAAACCCATGGAAGCGCAGGATACGCCCCACCGACATTGCCTTCACCCAGGGTGGCGACGCTCTCATCACGACCCTGGACGGCGATGTCTGGCGTGTGAAAAACATCGGCGGAAAAACATCCGCATGGAGCCGCGCCGCCTCCGGGATCTTCGAGGCCATGTCCATCGCGGTCAATGCCAAGGGCGAGGTGTTTGTCTTGGGACGGGATCAGATCACCCGCCTGGATGACACCGATGACGACGGTTTTTTCGATGTCCATGCCTGCGCCTCCGATGCCTTCAACCAGACCCTCCACACCCGCGACTACGCCACCTCCCTGGAGCTTGATGCCGACGGTTCCTTCATTATCGCAAGGGCGGGTCTCATCGATTCCGGAAAATCGAAATATGGAGAAATGGCAGAGGATCGCGGATCGGTGCTTCGGATCAGCCCGAACGGCTTGCTTGTGACCAAGCTCGCCGATGGCCTGCGCGTTCCCTACATCGGAATGGCACCCGGCGGGGTGATCTTCGCCTCCGACCAGCAGGGCAATTTCATCCCGAGCACACCGATCCACCGGATCGGAAAAGACGTGCCCTACCTTGGCTACGAGCCATCAAATTTCCGGAAGAAGAGACATCCGGTGCCGCCGCTGCTGTGGTTCCCCTACCAGATCAACCGCTCCGGTTCGTCGTTCGCGACGCTTTCCGAAGAGGCCTTTCCTTCGCTCGGAGAGACCTTCGCCCACCTGTCGTGGAGCGGCCGGATTTTCCCCATTGTGACGCCGGGGAGAGGCCTGCCCTTTGCATGGAAGCTGCCAGCCGATTTCGATTTCCCCATCCTGGGTGCCGCGACAAATCCAAGGAACGGCAGGCTGTATGCCGTTGGCTTGGGCATCTCCGGCTATAAGCCCGAGACTCCGAGAACCGCCGGCCTTGCCGAGATCCGTGAGAGAGCCGCCATCGCCGCACCCGTCACCCTGGAGATTTCGGAAACATCCGTCATCGTGGGCTTCAGAACTCCCCTCCCCGCCTCTTTCAGCCTCATCTCCCCACGCCCGGAGCTCGATCTCTGGAACATAAGACGCACGGAGAAATACGGCTCCGGCCACTACCGCTGGAATGGGGAACCGGGCGAGCATTCCGTGAAAACCGGCAAGCTCACCATCTCCAATGACCGCACGAAGATCGCCATCGAGGTGCCCCCCATCTTCCGCTCGGACATCATGCGCCTGCGCCTCCATCTGCACGACACAGCCACCGGGGATTTGCCCTACACCATCGAGATCTACGCTCGTCCGACCCATCTTCCTGCTGCGGAAAAAGCGGATCTCGTCGCTGTTGGGAACCGCGAAAAATCCACCGCCGTCGCCATGGTGCCGGG comes from Akkermansiaceae bacterium and encodes:
- a CDS encoding cytochrome c, with amino-acid sequence MSPFRICLFTLLAVLPSFATPLPPNGFVESEQPFLRSALVVSEKPLNRVRRGVLLPLGNDLWTCFDPDLLRYAAIWKAPAGQAPLTMDSMAGISYPSGTAKADTPPKLMGRLIASSPELPGVGIRSLPDGDVRKADLLGGGGKVGPMPPGAGRYLGLALSGDRAALNYRIGGRLVREGNRSLGPDLIERMIVLFPGADPVAIGIDAGKGKAVMDGKKASLMVTSGDMPHLEIEGTSGYLLREDGKRGVTLLVPGGTKECVIRILRSSKPIASPPPMGKAAEFLPAAEPFQGEIKVAGEATPETGKQIAVRTLPLPEENPWKRRIRPTDIAFTQGGDALITTLDGDVWRVKNIGGKTSAWSRAASGIFEAMSIAVNAKGEVFVLGRDQITRLDDTDDDGFFDVHACASDAFNQTLHTRDYATSLELDADGSFIIARAGLIDSGKSKYGEMAEDRGSVLRISPNGLLVTKLADGLRVPYIGMAPGGVIFASDQQGNFIPSTPIHRIGKDVPYLGYEPSNFRKKRHPVPPLLWFPYQINRSGSSFATLSEEAFPSLGETFAHLSWSGRIFPIVTPGRGLPFAWKLPADFDFPILGAATNPRNGRLYAVGLGISGYKPETPRTAGLAEIRERAAIAAPVTLEISETSVIVGFRTPLPASFSLISPRPELDLWNIRRTEKYGSGHYRWNGEPGEHSVKTGKLTISNDRTKIAIEVPPIFRSDIMRLRLHLHDTATGDLPYTIEIYARPTHLPAAEKADLVAVGNREKSTAVAMVPGSAKTGETLFRNYGCTGCHALDGTKLTGPPLNGIASRHKGDIDAFLKTSIIDPAAVIAEGYEPSMPSFAGVIPEQDILHIVAYLKSLK